Proteins from one Brevinema andersonii genomic window:
- a CDS encoding DNA-directed RNA polymerase subunit omega, with amino-acid sequence MPLPLDEILSIKGNKYEATVATIKYAQALSREYNDVTEIPIGKNRTEKVTLLALREVLSGNIEYSFDDTKNTK; translated from the coding sequence ATGCCCTTACCACTAGATGAAATTTTATCAATTAAAGGCAATAAATATGAAGCAACTGTTGCAACTATCAAATACGCTCAAGCACTCTCGAGAGAATATAATGATGTAACAGAAATCCCTATTGGAAAAAATCGTACAGAAAAAGTAACATTACTTGCATTAAGAGAAGTATTAAGCGGAAATATAGAATATAGTTTTGATGACACAAAAAACACAAAATAA
- the miaA gene encoding tRNA (adenosine(37)-N6)-dimethylallyltransferase MiaA, whose translation MTQKTQNNNAINVLAIVGPTAAGKSALAMEYASLVNGEIVSCDSVQVYKFLDIGSAKPSISDRQNIPHYLIDILKPNEPCNVGFWRDKAIESVTTINNKGKVPIIVGGTGLYFKALYYGLFQENAKNEVYRNYLEEKSKALGYDYLYKQLQLKDPLYAQKIHKNDKKRIIRALEAIYVTERPFSALHNQNVRPLWNWHWIYINDSRENIYFNIEQRVNLMIKQGLIDETKVLFDIFGPCCALDAIGYRHVVLFLLNKLSKDTMVQTLIKDTRNFAKRQISLFNNLLKGKKILTESEIIQQFK comes from the coding sequence ATGACACAAAAAACACAAAATAATAATGCTATTAATGTATTAGCAATTGTTGGGCCAACAGCTGCAGGTAAAAGTGCCCTTGCTATGGAATATGCTTCGTTAGTTAATGGAGAAATTGTTTCTTGTGATTCCGTACAAGTTTATAAATTTTTAGATATTGGTTCAGCAAAACCCAGTATATCTGATCGTCAGAACATTCCACATTATCTTATTGATATACTAAAACCAAATGAGCCCTGTAATGTTGGTTTTTGGAGAGACAAAGCTATTGAATCTGTAACAACTATTAATAATAAAGGAAAAGTTCCTATTATTGTTGGAGGAACAGGTCTTTATTTCAAAGCTCTATATTATGGATTGTTTCAAGAGAATGCTAAAAATGAAGTATATAGAAACTATCTTGAAGAAAAAAGTAAAGCATTAGGATATGATTATCTTTATAAACAATTACAATTAAAAGACCCATTATATGCTCAAAAAATTCATAAAAATGATAAAAAACGTATTATTCGTGCCTTAGAAGCTATTTATGTAACAGAACGCCCATTTTCTGCATTACATAATCAAAATGTTAGACCTTTATGGAATTGGCATTGGATTTACATTAATGATTCTAGAGAAAATATTTATTTCAATATTGAGCAAAGAGTCAATTTAATGATAAAGCAGGGATTGATTGATGAAACAAAAGTATTATTTGACATTTTTGGTCCTTGTTGTGCACTAGACGCTATTGGCTATCGTCATGTAGTATTATTTTTGTTAAACAAACTATCTAAAGATACTATGGTTCAAACTTTAATTAAAGACACTCGTAATTTTGCAAAACGTCAAATTTCTTTATTTAATAATCTACTTAAAGGAAAAAAAATATTAACAGAATCAGAGATTATTCAGCAATTCAAGTAG
- the xseB gene encoding exodeoxyribonuclease VII small subunit, producing MSSFTSMKTELEKIIVQIQQQDLPFEEIQKLYTKGIKLIGSLEAELEKITVINYISKDKK from the coding sequence ATGTCTTCTTTTACATCTATGAAAACAGAATTAGAAAAAATTATTGTTCAAATACAACAACAAGATTTACCTTTTGAAGAAATTCAAAAACTATATACTAAAGGGATAAAATTAATTGGTTCATTAGAGGCCGAATTAGAAAAAATAACAGTTATTAATTATATATCAAAAGATAAAAAATAA